The Mustela nigripes isolate SB6536 chromosome 4, MUSNIG.SB6536, whole genome shotgun sequence genome includes a window with the following:
- the CNPY1 gene encoding protein canopy homolog 1 isoform X1, which produces MARTSGLPSLRVPLARSEAFLADLLDGVCERMSEYKLEEDPVTKEKAFKRFAPRKGDTIYKEFKKFYFYSDAYRPLKFACKAILEEHEDEILSLIAQEAHHLADKLCSGKADLCKTAAKQTEL; this is translated from the exons ATGGCCCGCACAAGTGGACTTCCCAGTTTGCGT GTCCCCCTGGCCCGCTCGGAGGCTTTCCTGGCCGACCTGTTGGACGGCGTGTGCGAGCGCATGAGCGAATACAAGCTGGAAGAAGACCCGGTGACCAAGGAGAAGGCGTTTAAGAGATTTGCCCCAAGGAAAGGAGAcacaatatacaaagaatttaaaaaattctatttctattctgaTGCTTACAGACCTTTGAAATTCGCG TGCAAGGCCATACTAGAGGAGCACGAAGACGAGATACTCTCCCTTATCGCCCAGGAGGCACATCACCTCGCTGACAAGCTGTGCAGTGGAAAGGCAG ATCTCTGCAAAACCGCTGCTAAGCAGACCGAGCTCTAG
- the CNPY1 gene encoding protein canopy homolog 1 isoform X2 yields the protein MSEYKLEEDPVTKEKAFKRFAPRKGDTIYKEFKKFYFYSDAYRPLKFACKAILEEHEDEILSLIAQEAHHLADKLCSGKADLCKTAAKQTEL from the exons ATGAGCGAATACAAGCTGGAAGAAGACCCGGTGACCAAGGAGAAGGCGTTTAAGAGATTTGCCCCAAGGAAAGGAGAcacaatatacaaagaatttaaaaaattctatttctattctgaTGCTTACAGACCTTTGAAATTCGCG TGCAAGGCCATACTAGAGGAGCACGAAGACGAGATACTCTCCCTTATCGCCCAGGAGGCACATCACCTCGCTGACAAGCTGTGCAGTGGAAAGGCAG ATCTCTGCAAAACCGCTGCTAAGCAGACCGAGCTCTAG